In Candidatus Contubernalis alkalaceticus, the genomic window ACTCAGCCTTTGATTATCGGAGCCGGCCTTGTAGGTATGAAAGCTGCCGAAGCCCTGGCTCTGTTAGGGTTATCTGTAACGGTGGTGGAGTTAGGTCCCCATATTTTGGGATCTATACTCAGTGAAGCCCCCGCCCGGATGGTGCAGCGCAGGATGGAGGAAAAGGGAATCCGTTTTATTTTTGAAAAATCCGTAAAAGAAGTCCCCTGGGGGCAGGACCCTCAGGGAGTGATTCTCTCCGACGGACAGGGGGTGCTGACAGATCTTCTCATCGTGGCTGCTGGGGCACGACCTCGACTGGAACTGGTGGAAGAGCTGCCTCTGGGTAAAAACCAGGGAGTTAAGGTAAATCAGTATATGCAGACGGACCTGGAGGACATCTTCGCTGCAGGGGATGTGGCAGAGGGATGGGATACGCTTCAGGAAGAAAACCGAGTGATTCCTATCTGGCCTGGAGCTTATCGGCAGGGTTTTTTAGCAGGACTGAACATGGCTGGACTAAAAACAGAAGACGTCGGGGGCTTTGCCCTGAATTCTATTGGTTTCTTCGGTTTTCCCATCATTACTGCCGGGGTTTTCGAAGCTAAGGAGGGGAACGAAGAAGTTTTATGTCGGGAAAAACCCAATAGTTTTCTTCAATTAGTATTCAGGAATAATCGTCTTTTAGGCTTTATAAAAGTTGGAGAGGTGGACCGGGCTGGTATTTTGACCTGGTTAATTAAAGATCGTATTGATTGCAGCACTTTTAAAGAGAATCTCTTAAAACCTGATTTTTGTTTATTGGATCTGCCTTTAGCACTGCGAAGAGATCGCATGAGGGGAGGGGAAAACGTTGAAAGTATTGGATGCGCATAAATTATATTATAAAGAGTTAAATGATATCATTAAAGCAGAAGCCCCCCGTGAAAAAGAAATAAGAATTAAAAATGTCAGGGGACAGCGGTTTATTGGAGGGACTTTGAATGAAGGGTGCACTTTATTTTTGGACGGTGTCCCCGGGAATGATATGGGTTCTTTTATGAACGGTGCTCATATAGTGGTCAGCGGAAATGCCCAGGATGGTGTGGGAAACACTATGAACAAAGGGGAAATTATCATACACGGTCATGCCGGAGATATCATGGGTTATGCTATGCGGGGCGGTGAAATCTATGTGAAGACTGAAGTAGGATATCGGGTGGGCATCCATATGAAAGAATTTGGAGAGCAGATCCCTCAGCTGATTATTGGAGGTTCTGCAGGCAATTTTCTAGGAGAATACATGGCCGGAGGAGTTATTATTGTTTTGGGGATCGGATATTCACCGGAAGAATCCATTGGAAGTTTCTGTGGTACCGGAATGCATGGAGGGCGAATATACCTCCGGGGAGAAATCCCCTCTTATAAATTTGGCAGGGAAGTAAAAGAGGTTGCTCTGGAGGAAGAGGATTATAGTTTATTGGAAAGTAAAGTTAAAAAGTACTGTAGTTATTTCGATTATCCCTATGAAGAAATAAACTTAAAGGATTTTCATAAATTTGTTCCCAAAGGTTCAAGGCCTTATGGAAATCTTTATGCATACTAATTAGACTCACCCTTCTTACCAGCCCTTTGGGCTGTTTTTTTTTGATCTTATAAAGGGTAGGTTTTTATGGAATAATAATCAGCATGTTGTGACCTTTTGCGTGTCATGGTAAAATAAGTCTTAGTATCTTAAAAATTTTATTAAAGTAAATGTATTATTAGAAGGTGGTTTTAAAAAAGTGAACCAACATAAAAAATTTCATCTTAAGACCTTCGGCTGTCAGATGAATGTTCATGACTCAGAAGTTCTGGCGGGCTTTTTAGAAGGCCTGGGTTACCAGGAGGTTGATGATGTAAAGGAAACAGATATAGTTATTATGAATACCTGTGCCATACGCCAGAAAGCCGAAGAGAAAGTAGTGGGCATGATTGGGAAGCTGAAAAAGCTTAAAAGGGAAAATCCAAGCCTGATTATCGGTATATGTGGTTGTATGGTGCAGCAGGAAAAGACAGCAGAAATGATAAAAAGTCGTTTTCCCTATGTGGATCTGATTTTTGGGACTCATAACCTACACCGTTTTTCAGAACTTTTAACAGAAGCCCAGGAGAGCAGGGAGACGATTTTGGATATTTGGCCCGAGGGTAAGGAGGTTGTGGAGGGGCTGCCAATATCCCGCAAGGATGGAATTAAGGCCTGGGTGAATATAACTTATGGGTGCAATAATTTCTGTTCTTATTGCGTGGTTCCCTATGTCCGGGGCCGGGAAAAGAGTCGGGAAATTGTCAATATTATGATGGAAGTTGAAGGACTGGCTAAAGAAGGTTATAAAGAAGTGACCCTTTTAGGGCAAAATGTGAATTCCTATGGAAAGGATTTAGGACAGGGGGTTTCTTTTGCTCTGCTTCTTGAAAAAATGGGAAATATTCAGGGGCTGGAAAGGATACGTTATATGACTTCTCATCCTCGGGATTTCAACCGGGAGCTTATAGAGGTGATATCCCGTTCACAAAAGGTTTGTGAGCATTTTCATCTTCCTATACAGTCAGGGAGCAGTAAAATATTGGATAAAATGAACCGGGGATATACCCGAGAGCACTATTTAAAGGTGGTTGCTGACATACAAAAGATGATCCCCAACTCAAGTATTACTACGGATTTTATTGTGGGTTTTCCAGGGGAGACAGAGGAGGATTTTTTGGATACTCTGGAAATTGTGGAAAAGGTCAGGTTTGATGCGTCTTTTACTTTTATTTATTCTGTTCGTAAGGGTACCAAAGCGGCAGATATGCCGAACCAGATTCCAGAGGAGGTAAAGAAAGAAAGGCTTTATCGCTTGAATGAAATTCAAAACCGTATAAGCCGGGAGATTCATGAAGTCCTCAAAGGAAGCATAGTGAATGTTTTGGTGGAGGGATTCAGCCGGGAAAATGATTCATATTTGACCGGGAGAACCCGTACTAATAAGCTGGTAAATTTTACGGGAAACAAAGAAATAGTAGGAAAAATTATTCCGGTAAAAATTACCGAGGCAAAAACCTGGAGTCTAGACGGAGAGATGGTCCAGGAGACAGTTAGGAAGAGATAGGAGGAAGCTGACATGAAAATTATTAAAATATTATTTTTTTATCTAGTGATTTGCGGGGTTTTATCCGGCCTAATCTATTATTTTACGGAAAACATTGTTTTTGCTGCCTCCATATGGGTGGTATATGGGGCAGGTCTGGTTCTGGGGAAAATAACAGAGTTGATTTTTTCAATAATTTTCTCACCTCTTCACGGGAATGCTTTTGCCTCCATAATGGTTTTTTTATCAGTAGGGCTTTTAGTCGGTACTGTTGATTTCTATTTCATGGTACCAGTCATCCAGGGGGCAGTGGAATATCCCTTACCTTTAAGTTTTTCTGTACCCCTTTTTATAGTATATGGGGTGTTCTTATTCTTTTATTTGATTATTTATTATATCAGAAATCGGACGTGCCCCAGCTGTAAAGGTATTACTTTACGGAAAGGGGGATTTTGTCACCTCTGTGGTTTTTCGGGAAAATATTCAAAAGGTGGACAAGAAAAAGCTCCCTATGTACAGTCAAGAATGGAATCAGCGGCTGCACTGGAAAATCAGGAGGAGCAAAAGGATTATCAACAGGAGGTTCAAGGGGAAACCTCTCAACAGACAGTCCCTCAGGATGAAGAAACACAGATTTTTGGAGGGGACAACATTGGCTAAGGAAACACCTATGATAAAGCAGTATTGGGAAATAAAAAATAAGCATCAGGATAAATTATTATTTTTCCGGGTAGGGGATTTTTATGAGATGTTTTTCGAAGACGCTAAAGCGGCTGCCAGGGAGTTGGAAATCGTTCTGACTTCTCGGGACAATAATGTCCCTTTGGCAGGTGTCCCTTATCATGCCGTAAATTCATATATTGCCAGGCTGATTGAAAAAGGGTATAAGGTTGCCCTGTGTGACCAGGTGGAGGATGCCAGGTTAGCAAAAGGACTGGTAAAAAGGGAAGTAACTCGGGTAATCACTCCGGGAACGGTTTTAGATGAAAACCTCCTTCAGGGTTCACAGAACAATTACCTGTGTGGGCTCTATATATCGGAAGAGGGAATTGGCCTTTCTGCGTTGGATGTATCTACCGGTGAATTTCTTGCAGTTCAATTTACGGGGGAGGACAGGTTTGCAAAACTGCAGGAGGAACTTATGAAATTTAATCCTGCAGAGTGTGTTTTCAATGCCTCAGCCGCAGAGAATCCACACTTGACGAAGGTTTTGGATAGGATATCGGGAGCACTGCGCACCCCTTTTAGGGATTACTGTTTCTCCCCAGAAAAGATAAAAGAAACTTTTTCCGCACTATTTAATATTCTCTCCTTGGAAAGCCTGGGCTGTACAGATTTCCCCCTGGCAGCCGGGGCTGCAGCAGCGGTTACAGCCTATCTTAAAGAACTGCATATAGGCTCCCTGTCCCATATAAACCGCCTTAAGTTTTATCAACCGAAAAACTATATGATGATTGATGGGGTAACTCGGAGGAATCTGGAACTGACTCAGACCATCAGAACAAGTAAAAAAAGCGGCTCCCTACTGGGGGTGCTTGATCATACCCTGACCTCCAACGGTGGTAGGCTCTTGAGAAAATGGATCCTTGAACCACTAAATGAAAAAAACCAAATTGAACTTCGATTGCAGGGGGTTCAGGAGTTTATGGACACTCCCTTTATTCGGGAGGACTGTCAGCGGGTATTGGATAATGTTTATGACCTGGAAAGGATTATGGGACGTATAAATTTTGGCAGCGCCCATGCTCGGGATTTAATCCAATTAAAAAAAACGTTGAAAGAATTTCCTTTTATTAAAGACCTGCTGCACCAACTGCAAAGTTCTATTTATAAAGAATTGAAGGAAAAATTTAATACTCTGGAGGAACTGTACAGTTTAATTGAAGAATGTCTGGTGGACAACCCTCCGGTTTCCATAAAAGAAGGCGGACTGATTAAAGACGGGTACGATTTAGAACTGGATGAAATACGAAAGATTTCCCGGCAGGGTAAAAACTGGATCCTGGAGCTGGAAAAAGAAGAAAGGGAAAGGACGGGAATTAAGACCCTTAAAATAGGTTTTAACAAAGTTTTCGGTTATTATATTGATATCAGTAAATCCAGGCTGAACAATATCCCTGAAGATTATATTAGAAAACAAACCCTGGTGAATTCCGAAAGATTTATTACTCCCCGTCTAAAGGAATTAGAGGAGAAAATTCTAGGAGCAGATGAAAAAATTGAGGCCAGAGAGTATTATTTATTCGAACAGGTGAGAAGCGCTGCCGCCAAGAAGACCCCCCAAATTCAGAGAAGCGCCCGGGTTATCGCTGTTTTGGATTGCTTGTTAAGCCTGGCCAGGGCAGCCATTCAGAACCATTACTGCCGACCATCTATAAACCAAGAGAACCGGGTAGTGATACGGGAAGGAAGGCACCCGGTGGTAGAAAAGTGCCTTTTGGATCAGCAGTTTGTTCCCAATGATACCATACTGGATGAAGAGGAATACAGAATCCTTATTATTACCGGCCCTAATATGGCTGGAAAGTCTACATACATGCGTCAGGTAGCCTTGATTTGCCTGATGGCTCAGATGGGTTCCTTTGTGCCCGCCCAGAGTGCTGAACTATGTCCGGTAGACAGAATATTTGCCAGGGTGGGGGCAGCAGATGACCTGGCCGGTGGACAGAGCACTTTCATGGTGGAAATGAACGAATTGGCAAATATCTTAAATAATGCTACCCCTCAAAGCCTGGTAGTTCTAGATGAGATAGGGAGAGGCACCAGTACCTTTGATGGTATGAGCATTGCCTGGGCAGTGGTAGAATACCTCCATGATATGAGGTCTTCAGGGGCTAAAACACTTTTTGCCACTCATTATCATGAACTGACAGACTTAGAAGAGAGTCTGCCGGCGGTAAAAAACTATTCTATCGCTGTAAAAGAAGAGGGTGAGGATATAGTTTTTCTGCGTAAGGTAATTCCTCAAAAGGCAGACCGTAGTTACGGAATTCAGGTGGCAAGATTGGCCGGACTTCCCACGGAATTGATCACCAGGGCAGCTGACATTTTATCTGAACTGGAGCATGAAAAGCATAAGAATTTCTCAACTGTTCTTTGCGAAACCGAAAGGACAACCTCCGAAGTTTTTGGAGACTGTAACTTACGTAAAGGTTTAAAAGTTGGTGTAAATTCATGGGGTGTTATGGAAGAGCACCGCACCACTATAACAGATACATTATTAAAAATAAAAAGTGCTGATCCTTTGAGAACCACTCCCATGGAAGCATTGAATGTACTTCATGAGATTTATGAAATACTAAAAAGACTGGATATTGATCTTGAAGAAGAACTTTAAATGACCAAGCCCTGGTCTTATTTCTGAGATAGATAGAGGAGGGGAAAAATGGCCGGCATTATTATTTTGGACCCGGAAACGGTGAACCAAATCGCAGCAGGGGAGGTTATTGAAAGGCCTGCCTCTGTAATCAAAGAACTGGTGGAAAACTCCATTGATGCTTCTGCTGAGAAAATAGATATTGAGGTTAAAGAAGGTGGACTATCCTTCATAAGGATTGTGGACAACGGAACCGGAATGTCCCGTCAGGATACCCTCCTGGCCCTGGAAAGGCATGCCACCAGCAAGATAAAAAGGGCAGAAGATTTACAGCGCATACAAACATTGGGGTTCAGGGGGGAAGCCCTTTCCAGTATTGCTGCTGTTTCCCGAATGCGCCTTCGGACCCGTCTTGAGGGCGAGCTTTCCGCCACAGAAATAAAAGTTGTCGGGGGAGAGGTTTCCGGGTTATCTGAGAAAGGATGTCCCGTAGGGACTGAAGTTCAGGTGGAGGACCTTTTTTTTAACACTCCTGCCCGGAGGAAGTTTTTAAAAAAACCGTCGCTGGAGACAGGAAGGATAACGGACCTGGTGAACAGGATGGCCTTGTCTTATCCTACCATTTCTTTTTCTTTGGCCATAGATGGCCGTCAGGTTTTAAAAACCCGGGGAAGTGGAGACCTTCTGGAGATTATAGCTCAAGTCTACGGCAGGGAAAAAGCCCGGCAGTTTATTCCAGTGGATTTTACACAGAACAGTCTAAAAATCAACGGATATACGGGAAAACCTTCTCTCTGCCGTTCCAATCGCGGTCAGCAGACTTTTTTTATAAACAATCGGTATATAAAAAGCATTGTAATAAGCCGGGCTCTTGAAGAAGCCTATGGGACACTGCTTTTAAAGAATTTTTATCCTTCAGCAGTGCTTTTTATTACTGTGGAACCTGACAAAGTCGATGTTAATGTACATCCCGGAAAAGCAGAGGTGCGTTTTGCCGATGAAAAGGAAATACATAGTTTGATATTTGAGTCCATTAAAGATTCCCTGAAAAAGCATACTCTCATCCCGGAAGTCTCTTTGTCAAAAAAAACAAAAGAAAAAAATTATAAACAGGTATCCTTTTTCTTGGAAGGGGTAAATACTACAAATCAGGAGTCTTCTTGTAAACCATACCATAAAGTCAGCATGATAGAGGATATGGATAAAATTCCTTCAGAAAAGAGAATTACCAATACTGCCAATACCTGTAATCATGAATCTGCCCATGAACAAATTCGCAGCCAAAACCATGATTCAAGCGTTACCCGTGATGAAAAGGCAGTTCTATTATTTGAGGGTAGGAAAGTTGATAATCACGAAATAATCGGTGAACAATTAATTCAAGAAATAAAAGTGCTGGGCCAGTTTCTAGGGACTTATATTCTGGTACAGAGAGAACAGGATCTGCTGTTGGTGGATCAGCATGCCGCCCATGAACGAATCCTTTATGAGAAATTAAAAGGGCAGTTTCAGCGGGAGATAAGGGTACAAGAAGTAATTCCCAGGGTGTTAGAACTAGAGGCAGGTACCGAAACCATGTCAGAAGAGATTCGGGATTTCTGCAGGGAGCTAAATTTTGAAGTAGATATTTTTGGCAGTGGTTCCTTGGTGCTGCGGGGGGTCCCCAACTTTATTAAGGATATTTATAGCTTGAGTTTTGTGGAAGACCTTATCAGTTCTTTTTTAAGTGGGGGAAATAATCAGGAAAAAGCCAAAGAGGAATCTATAATCATGATGGCTTGTAAGGCAGCCTGTAAGGCTAACATGAAAATGACTATAGAGGGAATGAAAGCTTTGGTGGAAGACCTGTTTAAAACTGAATTGCCCTATACCTGTCCTCATGGAAGGCCCACTATGATTGTGTTGACCCAGGACGAATTGGAAAAGAATTTTAAACGCCGACTTTAAAGTTTTAAAGGTAATGATTAATTCAATCGGGGGTATTGTATTTTGTTATATCCACTGCTTTGTATTGTAGGTCCTACGGCGGTAGGCAAGACCACAATTTCTGTAGAAACTGCTTTAAAAATCCGGGGGGAAATCATATCCGGTGACTCTATGCAGGTTTACCGCTATATGGATATCGGGACAGCAAAACCTTCATTAAAGGAGAGAAGAGGGGTCCCCCACCATCTGGTGGATATTCTTTTACCCCATGAGCCCTTTAGTGTCGCTGATTTTCAAAGTGAGGCCTTTAAGCTGATTCCGCAGATTTTTTCCCGAAATAGACTTCCTATTTTAGCGGGAGGGACAGGTTTGTATTTAAAAGCCATCGTTGATCAATATAACTTTGGTGAAATCAGTGCAAATTGGGAATTACGGGAAAAACTAAGAGAACAGGCCAATTCACTGGGTAATCAACATTTATATCGGAAGTTAAGAATAGTGGATCCCAAAAGTGCTGAAAAAATTCACCCTAATGACCTGAAAAGGATTATAAGGGCCCTGGAGGTATTTTTAACTACTGGAAGACCCATTTCCAGTTTTAATGAATTAGCTCCTGAAAAAAGGTTTCCTTTAAAACCCTTGATTATTGGATTAACTATGAATCGCAGCAGATTGTATAATAGAATTAATTTGAGGGTTGAACAGATGATGGCCGGGGGGTTGGAGCAGGAAGTCAGAGATTTACTGAAACGTGGTTACAGCCCTCAACTGGTGTCTATGCAGGGTTTAGGCTATAGACATATGATTAATTTTTTGAAGGAGCGGTATACTAAAGAAGAAGCAGTTGAGCTGTTAAAAAGAGATACCCGGCGTTTTGCCAAGAGACAGCTGACTTTATTTAAGCGCAATGATAAAATAGTTTGGATTGATTTGGATAAATATTTAGAGCAGGATGAAATAGTAGAAAAAATATGTTATTTTGGCAGGAATATCTAATAGTGGCATAGAATTTATTGTTTAAGTACTCTAAGTACTCAAAGTAATCTTCCAAGAAAAAGAATGGAGGCGATGGACTGTGAACAAGGGACCTGTAAATTTACAGGATAATTTTTTGAATCAAGCAAGAAGAGAAAATATGTTTCTAACCGTTTTTTTGGTAAACGGATATCAAATAAAGGGGATTGTAAAAAGTTTCGATAATTTTACCATTCTTCTTGAGGTGGAAAGCAAACAACAGCTGGTTTACAAACATGCTGTTTCAACTATCATTCCTCTAAAAAATATTAATGTCAACCCCCAGGAGGATTAACCTCCTATTAGGATTATAACTCTTTATAAAAGAAAAATTTTCTGTGAATAAGGAAAGGTTATTTAAATTGAATATACATAACACTTAAAGGAGGCTTTGAGAGACGCCTCCTTTTTGTTGTTACTATTTTTAATATCAATGCGTATAATGTAATAGTGATTAACTTTTGGAGTGAAAAATATGAATTTTACAAAAGGCTCAAACACATCTGGTGCACCTAAGAATAAAGGAAAAAACAAACATCTGCCAAAAAAAATAATGTTTCGGGGCCTGGAAAGTGGAGAAATCTCAGCAGGCCAGGTACTACGTTATATGAAAGATTATGATAGTCAACTGAGAAATGGAAGCCAGGAAAATTCCACAGAGAATATTGCAAACATTGCCATCATTCTGCAGCAGTTGGATCAGTTAATTGGACTACAGCGGGTTAAAACATTAGTAAAAGAAGCAGAGGCTTATATTGAAATTCAGCGACGTCGACAATTTTACAACTTGAACAATGAATCCCTGGTATTGCATATGATTTTTACCGGAAATCCTGGGACCGGAAAAACAACTGTTGCACGAATTTTGGGGGAACTGTTTAAAGAGATGAAAGTGCTCCCCCAGGGTCATTTAGTGGAAGTAGAGAGGGCGGATTTGGTTGGGGAATACATAGGACACACCGCCCAAAGAACCAGGGAACAAATAAAAAAAGCCATTGGGGGGATCCTTTTTGTGGATGAGGCTTATTCCCTGGCCCGGGGAGGACAAAAAGACTTTGGGAAGGAAGCCATTGATACTATGGTAAAAGCCATGGAGGATTACAAGACAGAGTTTATTTTAATTTTGGCGGGATATCCTCGGGAAATGGCGCATTTCCTGACGGTGAATCCAGGGTTGAAGTCCCGTTTCCCTATACATTTAGATTTTCCAGATTACAGTCAGGAAGAATTATTGGCGATTGCAGAATTGATGTTAAAAAACAGACAATACCGTTTGTCAGGCGAAGCCCGTGTGTTTTTAAAAGGCTTGCTGGACAAGAAAGACCGGAAGAATAATTTCAGCAATGCTCGGTTTATGAGGAATTTAATAGAACAATCTATACGAAGGCAGGCCCTTAGGTTAGTGCGCAAAAAAGAAACTACCCGGGACGAACTGATGTTAATTGCCAGAGAGGATATACGGTTGGAAATAGAGGAGGAGGTTGTTGGGGAGGAGTTGACCTTTGAAAAATTGTTTGGTGATTGGTAAACCTAATGTAGGAAAGACTCTTTTTGTAATAAATTTTGCCATATATTTGGGCTTAAAAAAAATAAAATTTACTTTTGTGGATAGTTTGGGACGGCAGCATAACCGGGATTATACAAAAGAAATGGCCAAAAAATATTTGACCGGTGTTAAACCTCATCACACCCGTTGTCTTCAAAAAATTACCATAAAACTGGCAGAAGGCAAGGGGAAAAAAAATTTGATATTAACAGACAGCACCGGATTGAAAGATGGTATCCATCCAAAGGCGGAAATCCGCAAGGCTATGGCTCAGACTCTTGAGTCTCTTTTAGAAGCTGATTTGATTTTACATATGGTAGACATTTCTAAAATGATTTATGCCAATCGTGAAAGCACTATCTTGGATATGGAATATATTGATCGGCAGATCATGGATTTAGGCCGGGAACGGAGCGGTTACCTTTTGCTTATTAATAAGATTGACCTGCTCCAGTCTTACCAAAACAGGGAAAAAATTAAACAACAATTTTCCGGTATCCCGGTTTTTTTAATTTCCTCTGTGACCGGCGAGGGTTTTCCGGAGGTGAAATCATATGTATGGAATAGTGTTTAGGGATTTTCTTTCCGTACTCTTTATTGGTATTACCATAAAATTTTTAGATGATATTATTGATGCTGAAATGGACAAAACTAACGGGAAGATAAACTGGTTTAACTACGTAGGGACAGGCATTCTCCCTTACATTTTTATTTTATTTAGCCTGGCGGTGATCTTTAATAAAAACTTAACAATCCCTTTATTTTTGTCTGCTTACGTAGTGGGTATGGGTAAAGAATATAGTTCAAGATATCTCCTGGGGATTGTCGGTTGGACAGAATCCTTAATTATTATTACTATAGTTGTGATTTTTTTTGGGTGGCAGAACGGATTGACTTCACTGGCCGTGCTTTTAGCTATTCAATTGGTGGATGACCTTATAGATCATTCCCGGGACCGGGAGACCGGAGAAAAAAACTTTGTCACTCTTTGGGGCTCAGGGGAGGTTATAATCATCTGCGGAATACTTATTATGGCGGCTTTGTTTTATTCAGCTTATAAGCTGTTTCTAGTGATGTTGGCATATCTGGTAATCACTATTTTTTTAGATAAAACCCCATGGAAAGAGGCAATTTAAATGAAAGTTACCACATTAATACTTTTTATTATGATTGTTTTTTTGTTCGGTTATGCCCTGGGAAGAAGAATTGGATTAAATGAGGGCAGAACTCAGATGGAAAAAATGCTTCCCCTGTTCCTAAAAAAAGAAACCTTGGAAAATGGGACCTGTGTTATTTGTAATAGCAGGGTTGAAGATGATGCTTAAATTGAATTTAAAAAAATCTTATGTTAAAATTAACAAAAAGGTCAGAACTGGAAAGGAAGATATGACATAAAGGAAAAAGCGATTATCGCAGGAATACTACTGCCCGGAAGGGAAGAGTGGCATCTGGAAGCTTCTATGAGGGAGTTAGCCCAGCTGTCTGATACAGCTGGGGCGGAAGTGGTTTTTGAAGTGGTTCAAAAGCGCAGTAAACCTCACGCTTCTTACTATATTGGGAAAGGAAAGGCTGAGGAAATATCCCTCCTGGCAGAAGAAGTAAAAGCAGACATGTTAATTATAGATGATGAGTTAACTCCTTCTCAGGCCAAAAACCTGGAGGAGCTCCTGGAATTGAGAGTCATTGACCGGACAGC contains:
- a CDS encoding AAA family ATPase gives rise to the protein MNFTKGSNTSGAPKNKGKNKHLPKKIMFRGLESGEISAGQVLRYMKDYDSQLRNGSQENSTENIANIAIILQQLDQLIGLQRVKTLVKEAEAYIEIQRRRQFYNLNNESLVLHMIFTGNPGTGKTTVARILGELFKEMKVLPQGHLVEVERADLVGEYIGHTAQRTREQIKKAIGGILFVDEAYSLARGGQKDFGKEAIDTMVKAMEDYKTEFILILAGYPREMAHFLTVNPGLKSRFPIHLDFPDYSQEELLAIAELMLKNRQYRLSGEARVFLKGLLDKKDRKNNFSNARFMRNLIEQSIRRQALRLVRKKETTRDELMLIAREDIRLEIEEEVVGEELTFEKLFGDW
- a CDS encoding GTPase domain-containing protein encodes the protein MKNCLVIGKPNVGKTLFVINFAIYLGLKKIKFTFVDSLGRQHNRDYTKEMAKKYLTGVKPHHTRCLQKITIKLAEGKGKKNLILTDSTGLKDGIHPKAEIRKAMAQTLESLLEADLILHMVDISKMIYANRESTILDMEYIDRQIMDLGRERSGYLLLINKIDLLQSYQNREKIKQQFSGIPVFLISSVTGEGFPEVKSYVWNSV